A window from uncultured Desulfobacter sp. encodes these proteins:
- a CDS encoding periplasmic heavy metal sensor, whose amino-acid sequence MKKTITAVTTLFIVGFFAVSAYAWGCGYGSGAGNPGYGKQFNNQAAVNQDDLNAFYKDTQALRTSLFADRAELNALMAGPNPDPKRARALSENISKTQIELRAKAQQYNIPGPMGGQGYGPGNGNCGGQNRHHAARCW is encoded by the coding sequence ATGAAAAAAACAATCACAGCAGTCACAACACTTTTTATCGTAGGATTTTTTGCAGTCAGTGCATATGCCTGGGGATGCGGATACGGATCAGGTGCCGGCAATCCGGGATATGGCAAACAATTTAATAATCAGGCCGCAGTCAATCAGGACGACCTGAACGCCTTTTACAAAGATACCCAGGCGCTTCGCACATCACTCTTTGCCGACCGGGCTGAGCTGAATGCACTAATGGCAGGACCGAACCCTGACCCCAAAAGAGCCAGGGCACTGTCCGAAAATATCAGTAAAACCCAGATTGAGCTGAGAGCCAAAGCACAGCAGTACAACATCCCAGGCCCCATGGGCGGCCAGGGTTACGGCCCGGGCAATGGAAATTGTGGTGGCCAGAATCGTCATCACGCTGCCAGATGCTGGTAA
- a CDS encoding aspartate aminotransferase family protein encodes MTSMRKIHNYNGFSTESDNSIFNLEEKFGAHHYARINLVVRRAQGCWLTDDKGDKYLDCLAAYSAANPGHHHPVIANALLNALTGNYASVISNVVFTDPLGIFLSECAAFAPQLGPRFGDHGNKVLAKNGGVESVETAIKAMRYYGFKQKGIEDDKQEIIVFNNNFHGRTISVVSFSSSKKYKEGFGPLTPGFISVPFGDLAAVKKAVTANTCGILVEPLQGEGGMRIPPKGFLKGLRALADEKDLLLVCDEIQVGLGRTGKRFCFEHENIVPDAVILGKALSGGLVPLSVFMTNSKIMDMIFSKGSDGSTFGGYPLACVAGTAALKVFLDEKLDEQAAEKGERLKKRIEEIGKRSPHVKEVRGLGLFIGIEVKDGNAMEFCHKLMKEGVVVNDSHGHTIRISPPLVINDAEMDYMVERLERVLVP; translated from the coding sequence ATGACGAGTATGCGAAAAATACACAATTATAACGGTTTTTCCACGGAATCAGACAATTCAATCTTCAATCTGGAAGAAAAGTTCGGCGCCCATCACTACGCCCGGATCAATCTGGTGGTCCGGCGCGCCCAGGGCTGCTGGCTCACCGATGATAAGGGCGACAAATACCTGGACTGCCTGGCCGCGTACTCGGCGGCCAATCCGGGGCACCATCATCCTGTTATTGCCAATGCCCTGCTCAACGCACTCACCGGAAATTATGCATCGGTGATCTCCAACGTGGTATTCACTGATCCATTGGGCATTTTTCTTTCCGAATGCGCGGCCTTTGCCCCCCAGCTTGGGCCCAGATTCGGGGACCACGGCAACAAGGTCCTGGCCAAAAACGGCGGGGTGGAGTCCGTTGAAACGGCCATCAAAGCCATGCGTTACTATGGGTTTAAACAAAAGGGGATCGAAGACGACAAACAGGAAATCATTGTCTTTAACAACAATTTCCACGGCCGTACCATTTCCGTTGTCTCCTTTTCTTCCAGCAAAAAATACAAAGAAGGGTTCGGACCATTGACACCGGGGTTCATATCCGTGCCCTTTGGGGATCTGGCAGCGGTTAAAAAAGCGGTCACGGCCAACACCTGCGGCATCCTTGTGGAACCCCTGCAGGGGGAAGGGGGCATGCGAATACCGCCCAAAGGTTTTCTCAAGGGATTGAGGGCGCTGGCCGACGAAAAGGATTTGCTTCTGGTCTGCGACGAAATCCAGGTGGGGCTGGGCCGCACGGGCAAGCGATTCTGTTTTGAGCATGAAAATATTGTCCCCGACGCCGTCATCTTGGGCAAGGCCCTGTCCGGCGGCCTGGTGCCGCTGTCCGTGTTCATGACAAATTCAAAAATTATGGATATGATTTTTTCCAAAGGATCAGACGGTTCCACATTCGGCGGCTATCCTCTGGCCTGTGTGGCCGGGACCGCTGCCCTGAAGGTTTTTCTGGATGAAAAGCTGGATGAACAGGCCGCAGAAAAGGGCGAACGGCTAAAAAAACGCATTGAAGAGATCGGCAAACGCTCTCCCCATGTCAAGGAGGTCCGGGGCCTGGGACTTTTTATCGGTATTGAAGTGAAAGACGGCAATGCCATGGAGTTCTGTCATAAACTGATGAAGGAGGGGGTGGTTGTCAACGACAGCCACGGCCACACCATTCGCATTTCTCCTCCCCTGGTCATCAATGACGCGGAGATGGATTATATGGTAGAACGTCTTGAAAGGGTCCTGGTCCCCTAA